A segment of the Gemmatimonadaceae bacterium genome:
TATCGCGCACCTCGGCGCGCCCGAACTGATCGGCCAGCGCCGGTCGATGTTTGGCGGAAGCATGTACGCGGCGCGCGTGCCGCGGCGATCACCTATGCCGCTGACGCCAACCTAACGATGCGCCTCACCTTCGCCCTCGCCAGCCCCAAAGATGCGCCTGCCCTTGCGGCATTACGCACCGCGGCCGCGCGCGAGCTGACGAAGCAGTTCGGCGCGGGCCATTGGTCCAGCGAACCGTCGGAGCGAGGCGTCCTGGCGGATCTCAAGAATGCGCAGGTCTGGATCGCGCGGCGGGGCGCCGCCGTCGTCGCGACGTTTCGTCTCGCGACGAAGAAGCCGTGGGCGATCGATCGGTCGTACTTCAGCGAGTGCAAGCGCCCGATCTATCTCACGAACATGGCAGTGCGGCCGGACTACCAGCGGCGCGGCGTCGGACGTGCGTGTCTCGAGCACGCGGTTCGACGCGTCTGCGAATGGCCCGGGGATGCGATACGGCTCGACGCATATCAGGGCGACGGCGGCGCGGGCCAGTTCTACGCCAGGTGTGGCTTTCGTGAGGTCGGACGCGTGGTCTATCGATCCACGCCACTCATCTATTACGAGTTGCTCATCTGACGGCTGCGCGCCGCGAGATCGGAGACTCGA
Coding sequences within it:
- a CDS encoding GNAT family N-acetyltransferase, whose protein sequence is MRLTFALASPKDAPALAALRTAAARELTKQFGAGHWSSEPSERGVLADLKNAQVWIARRGAAVVATFRLATKKPWAIDRSYFSECKRPIYLTNMAVRPDYQRRGVGRACLEHAVRRVCEWPGDAIRLDAYQGDGGAGQFYARCGFREVGRVVYRSTPLIYYELLI